In the genome of Nocardioides sp. NBC_00368, the window CGGATGGTCTGGAAACTCCAGCACCTCCGCACCGGCGTCGTCGGCTGTGGCGCCGACGACGACACCGATCTTCTCCAGCGCAGCGACAGCGTCGGCGGTCGGGGCGTAGTTGCAGAAGTGCATCCCGACGAACGGCTCCGGCTGCCAGCCGTCGAAGCGGGTGCCGGGGACCGGGGTCACCAGCCGCTCCTCGCCGTAGAGCGAGCAGGCGAGGGCGGCGACGGCATTGTCGTCTCCGGCACCGTCGGACTCGGCGTGGGTCGCCGCGGATCCGAGCACGTTGCGGGTCCATTCGAGCACCGCGTACTGCATCCCGGCGCACACCCCGAGGAACGGGATCTCCCGCTCCCGCACCGCGGTGAGAGCGTCGATCACCGCGGCGTCGGAGGCATAGGGCGAGCCCGGCACCAGCCAGACTCCGTCGTAGCCCGCGATATCGAACCCGGAGTCGGTCGGCACCCACTCCGTCTCGACCCCGAGCTCGGCCAGCTGCGGTCGCAGCGCGTTGAGCTCCTGATGGCTACGGTGTCCCCGGTCGTCGCCGAGCAGTGCGATCATGCGCCGAATCCTCGCAGCCACGCAGGGCTCGATCCAACCGATTACTCCGGCTTGATGCCCAGCCGGTCGAGCTCCTCGTCGATGACCGCGGGGTCCAGCTTCTGGAAGACCGGGGTGGGCTTGGCGACCGGGGTACCGACGACGATCGGGTGGCGCTGCCACGCGGGCGCGCCGGCGTAGTCGCCGGTGATGATCGGGTAGGGCTTACCGGTGTCGAGGTCCTCGACCTCCTCGATGCGAGGCATCGGGGCCACCTCTCCCTTGCCGCCGAGGGCCTTGTCGATCTCGTTGGCGGAGAACGGCAGGAACGGGGACAGGATCAGGTTGAGGTCGGCGACGCACTGCGCCATCACGTGCAGCACGGTGCCGAGACGCTCGCGGTCCTCGGGAGCCTTGGCGAGCTTCCACGGCTCCAGGTCGGTGACGTACTTGTTGACCTCGCCGACGGCCCGCATCGCCTCGCCGATCGCCTGCTTCTGCCGGTGGCGGCCGATCAGGTCGCCCACCGTGGCGAACGCGCCGCCGACGGTGTCCAGGATCGCCCGGTCCGCCTCCGTGAGGGCCCCAGCAGCGGGCAGCTCGCCGAAGTTCTTCGCGATCAGGGTGGCGGTGCGGTTGACCAGGTTGCCCCAGCCGGCGACGAGCTCGTCGTTCGTACGCCGCACGAACTCCGCCCAGGTGAAGTCGGAGTCGTTCGACTCGGGGCCGGCGGCGGCCACGAAGTAGCGGAACGCGTCGGGCTGGTAGCGCGAGAGGAGGTCGCGCACGTAGATGACGATCTTCTTCGAGGAGGAGAACTTCTTGCCCTCCATCGTCAGGTACTCGCTCGAGACGACCTCGGTCGGCAGGTTGAGCACGCCGTACGAACCGGGCTCACCGCCCTTCGACCCCTGACCGTTGTAGGCGATCAGCTCGGCCGGCCAGATCTGGGCGTGGAAGACGATGTTGTCCTTGCCCATGAAGTAGTACGACAGTGCCTCGGGATCGCGCCACCACCGCCGCCACGCTTCCGGGTCACCGGAGCGACGGGCCCACTCGATCGAGGCGGACAGATAGCCGATGACGGCGTCGAACCAGACGTACATCCGCTTGGTCGGGTTGTCGCGCCAGCCGTCGAGCGGCACCTTGATGCCCCAGTCGATGTCGCGCGTCATCGCGCGCGGGCGGATCTCCTTGAGGATGTTCTGGCTGAACCGGATGACGTTGGGACGCCACAGGCCGGTCTGCTCGCGCTCGTCGAGGAACGCGTGCAGCGCGTCGGCCAGCGCGGGCAGGTCGAGGAAGAAG includes:
- a CDS encoding glutamine amidotransferase-related protein; its protein translation is MIALLGDDRGHRSHQELNALRPQLAELGVETEWVPTDSGFDIAGYDGVWLVPGSPYASDAAVIDALTAVREREIPFLGVCAGMQYAVLEWTRNVLGSAATHAESDGAGDDNAVAALACSLYGEERLVTPVPGTRFDGWQPEPFVGMHFCNYAPTADAVAALEKIGVVVGATADDAGAEVLEFPDHPFYVTSMFQPHIGALAGAPVHPLVRAFVSAVLARR
- the metG gene encoding methionine--tRNA ligase, with the protein product MSNVLSAVAWPYANGPRHIGHVAGFGVPSDVFSRYMRMAGHDVLMVSGSDEHGTPILIAADEAGVTPQELVDKNHRIIVEDLTSLGLTYDLYTRTTSANHHSVVQELFLGVYNNGYFVEQTSKGAISPSTGRTLPDRYIEGTCPICGADGARGDQCDTCGNQLDPDQLINPVSKINGETPEFIETQHFFLDLPALADALHAFLDEREQTGLWRPNVIRFSQNILKEIRPRAMTRDIDWGIKVPLDGWRDNPTKRMYVWFDAVIGYLSASIEWARRSGDPEAWRRWWRDPEALSYYFMGKDNIVFHAQIWPAELIAYNGQGSKGGEPGSYGVLNLPTEVVSSEYLTMEGKKFSSSKKIVIYVRDLLSRYQPDAFRYFVAAAGPESNDSDFTWAEFVRRTNDELVAGWGNLVNRTATLIAKNFGELPAAGALTEADRAILDTVGGAFATVGDLIGRHRQKQAIGEAMRAVGEVNKYVTDLEPWKLAKAPEDRERLGTVLHVMAQCVADLNLILSPFLPFSANEIDKALGGKGEVAPMPRIEEVEDLDTGKPYPIITGDYAGAPAWQRHPIVVGTPVAKPTPVFQKLDPAVIDEELDRLGIKPE